The genomic window CCGCCACCGGTGGAGGTGACCGTCACGATGGCGTTGACCTCGCGGCCGCCCTCCGGCAGGTATTCGTTCTGGTAGACGTCGACCGAGAACTGCGGCATGTTCGGTTTCGAGAGAATGGCCATCGCTTCCTGCGCTCCTTTGAAGCCCGTTCACAGCCCCGCCCAGCTTGTCCGGAAGCTACGCGGATGGGAATCCTGCCCGGGACACGGCGGCCGGGAACGGCAGCACCGCGACCGTTACGTTGTCGTGGCCGCCGCCGTCCAGTGCCACACCCAGCAGGGTGCGCGCGCTGTGCAGCGGGCGGCTGCGTGCGTCGGCCGGGATCGCCTCGGCCATCTCGGCGGCCGACTCGGCGTAGTTCCACAGCCCGTCGGTGCACACCACGATCACTCCGGGACCCTCCGGCTGGAAGGCGGCCACATGCGGGTCGACCTCCACCGCGTCGGCGCCCAGCCAGCCGGTGATGGCGTGCGCCCGCACGTCGGCGTAGGCCTCGGCCTCCGACATCAGGTCCGCCGCGACCATCCTGGCCGCCCACGAGTCGTCCTCGGTCAGCCGGGAGGCGGGCAGCGTACGGTCGTCAGGGATCCAGTACGCACGGCTGTCGCCGATCCAGCCGACGGTGAAGACCGGGCCGGTCACCACCGCGCTGACGCAGGTGCACGCCGGGGCGTTGTGGTGCGGGACGCCGCCCGCCGGCTCCTCCTCCGCCGCGAGCGCCGTCACCGCGTCGAAGGCCGACATCAGGGCGCCGCGCATGGCGTCCTCCGCCGGGGTGCCGCGCTCCAGGGCGGCGAGCAGCGACTCGCGGCCCGCGGCGGACGCGGCCGCCGAGGCGTCGTCGGGGCGGTAGGCGGTGGACACGCCGTCGCACACCACCGCGGCCACCGCGGGGGTGCCGTCCGGCAGCGAGGTGGTCGCCACCGCGAAGGCGTCCTCGTTGCGGTGGTGCCGCAGCCCGCGGTCGCTGACCGCGGCCACGCCCGCCAACTCCTGCTCCTGGTGGTCCCGCTGGCGCGGCTGCGCGTGCCCGCAGTGCTCGCAGTAGCCGTCGTCGTCCACCCCGCCGAGCCCGCAGGCCACGCACACCGGGCCGCCGGGCGCCGGCGGCTCCGCGCGCGGGTCGGACAGCCGCGCGCCGGGCACGGCGACGCCGAGGGCGAGGGTGTCGCCGTCGGCGGCCGACGGGGGCCGGGCGGGCTGGGGCGGGGCCAGCACGAAGGCGTCGGTCGCCGGCGCCTCCGCGAGGCCGGCGTCCGCTCCGCCGGGCGGTGACGCGGCCGGGGGAGCGGCCGGTCGGGCCGGTGCGGCCGCGACCGGAGCGGTCAGGTCGAGACCGCAGCTGCCGCAGTAGCGGTCGTCCGCGTCCAGCGGCTCCGCGCAGTCGGGGCAGGCGGTCGGTGTGGCGGACTGCGCCGCCGGCGCCGACTCGGGCAGTGGTGGCATCTGGTTACACCCACGTCCTGGGGCGGAAGCGGTTGGCGCGTTCCACCAGTTCGATCCTCGTACTGCCCTGCTGGGCGAGCCTTGCCAGGACCCGGTACGAGCGTTCGAGGCCGAACCGCAGGCCCCGCTCGGTCATGTCGGCCCCCAGCACGGCAGGGGCGCCGGATGCCGACGACGGTACGCCCGCGGGGGCCGCCATGTGCTCCCCGACACGGCCCGCGAGCACCCAGTCCAGTGCGCTGCCCAGCACTTCGGTGGCCAGCTGCTCGCGCCGGTCGGAGTCCAGGCCCTGCCGTTGCAGCGCCTCGACCTGCAGTCCTGCCGCCCGCAGGTCGGGCAGCAGCGGCTCGTGCGGCGAGCGGTCGCGCAGCCGGGCCCTGATCGCGGCGACTCGCGCGGCCGTGTAGTGGATGGAGGATTCCGGCACCGACTCCAGCGCGGCGACCGCGCCCGCCCGGTCGCCGGAGGCGAGCAGCACCCGGGCCAGGCCGAAGGCGGCGCTGACGTAGCTGTGGTCGCTGGTCCACACCAGGCGGTAGTACTCAGCGGCGTTGTCGAGCTGGTGCAGCACCTCGGCGCATACGCCCAGCGCCAGCTTCGGCGCCTGCTCGCCGGGGAAGGCGTCGTAGACCGCGTCGAAGCTCAGCGCGGCCGTCTCGTGGTCGCCGGTGCACAGCGCCACGAGGCCGCGGTGCCACACCACCCGCCAGTCCGCGTTGTCGTCGGGGTGGGCCAGCGAGCCGAGCAACTGCTGCGCGCCGAACGGGTCGTCGAGCTCCAGCCGGGCGCGGACCTCGCGCAGCCGCCGCTCGACCGAGTCGACCGGCGCCGACTGCAGGGCGGCGACCAGTTCGCCGGGGGCGGCGGCGGAAAGCCCCGCCAGGAAACCGGCGTTGGGGTCGCCCGGGTCGACGTGCGGGACAGGGAGCGCCAGGACGGCCGCGGTGGTGTCGAGCCGCGCGACCACCGGGAGCGGGGGCCCCCACGCCGGGGTGGGCGCCGTCGCCGGATGGCCGCCGGGGCCCGGCAGTTGGGTCGGCACCGCACCGGGCGGCAACCCGGGGCCCATCGCCGTGCCCGGCGGGAACGCCGCGCCGATGGCCGCGCCGTTTGCGCCCGCGCCGTTACCGCCCTGTGCCGCCGATCTCAACCCGGCCTTGTCGCGGCGTCTGGCGGCCTTCTCCAGCGCCCGGTCCGCGCCGAGCGCCGAGGCGTCGCCGGCCACCGCACGGACCAGGTCGGTGTCCACCACCCGCAGTTCGGGGCCGAACAGCGTGGACAGGGCCGGCCGCTGCACCCCGGTCTCCAGGGCGACGACCTCCCGCAGCACCCCCAGCAGCTGGTCGGACATCTCCTCGGCGGAGGCGAACCGCTTGTCCGGGTCGGGGTCGGTGGCCCGTACCAGGAGGCGGTAGAAGGACTCGTAGCGGGAGAAGACGTCGATGTGGCCCGGGTCGGGCAGGCTGTCGACGAAGACGTTGGTGTAGCCCTGGAAGTCGAAGGTCAGCACCGCGAGCGTGCGCGCGACCGTGTAGAGGTCGGAGGCCACCGACGGGCCCACCTCGGCGACCTCGGGGGCCTGGTAGCCCACCGTGCCGTAGATCGCCGACTCGGTGTCGTCCATCCGGCGGACCGCGCCCATGTCGATGAGTTCCAGCCGGTCCTCGGTCTGGATGGCGTTGTCGACCTTGAAGTCGCAGTAGAGCAGGTTGCGGCTGTGCAGGTGGCCGAGCGCCTCCAGGGCCTCGATGGCGAAGGCGATGGCCTGCGCGACCGGCAGCGGGGCGCGCCTGCCGTCGGGGGCGCGGCGCTCGTTGGCGATCTCCTTGAGCGACTTGCCGCCGACGTAGGCCATGACGATGTAGCCGTCGAGGGTGCCGGTGCGCTGGTCCAGGTGCTCGACGAAGTTGTAGATCCGCACGATGTTGGGGTGCTCGAT from Streptomyces sp. NBC_01198 includes these protein-coding regions:
- a CDS encoding PP2C family protein-serine/threonine phosphatase, with amino-acid sequence MPPLPESAPAAQSATPTACPDCAEPLDADDRYCGSCGLDLTAPVAAAPARPAAPPAASPPGGADAGLAEAPATDAFVLAPPQPARPPSAADGDTLALGVAVPGARLSDPRAEPPAPGGPVCVACGLGGVDDDGYCEHCGHAQPRQRDHQEQELAGVAAVSDRGLRHHRNEDAFAVATTSLPDGTPAVAAVVCDGVSTAYRPDDASAAASAAGRESLLAALERGTPAEDAMRGALMSAFDAVTALAAEEEPAGGVPHHNAPACTCVSAVVTGPVFTVGWIGDSRAYWIPDDRTLPASRLTEDDSWAARMVAADLMSEAEAYADVRAHAITGWLGADAVEVDPHVAAFQPEGPGVIVVCTDGLWNYAESAAEMAEAIPADARSRPLHSARTLLGVALDGGGHDNVTVAVLPFPAAVSRAGFPSA
- a CDS encoding serine/threonine-protein kinase; translated protein: MSKCQRPGCGGTLEDVGGGELYCDSCGLAPLAAPAAQVPVSVPPPAQPPRAPGASGADSGRTSTSTSLRSSKSSSRASRRSVSGRLSQTLAGTAAARSVSVRSSRSGSAGTGRGKLGAGLVTVPTVPRPDPAAAVLANPEVPERKRFCSKGDCGAPVGRSRGDRPGRTEGYCTKCGHPYSFSPKLRPGDVVHGQYHVVGCLAHGGLGWIYLAVDRAVSDRWVVLKGLLDTGDEDALAAAVSERRFLAEIEHPNIVRIYNFVEHLDQRTGTLDGYIVMAYVGGKSLKEIANERRAPDGRRAPLPVAQAIAFAIEALEALGHLHSRNLLYCDFKVDNAIQTEDRLELIDMGAVRRMDDTESAIYGTVGYQAPEVAEVGPSVASDLYTVARTLAVLTFDFQGYTNVFVDSLPDPGHIDVFSRYESFYRLLVRATDPDPDKRFASAEEMSDQLLGVLREVVALETGVQRPALSTLFGPELRVVDTDLVRAVAGDASALGADRALEKAARRRDKAGLRSAAQGGNGAGANGAAIGAAFPPGTAMGPGLPPGAVPTQLPGPGGHPATAPTPAWGPPLPVVARLDTTAAVLALPVPHVDPGDPNAGFLAGLSAAAPGELVAALQSAPVDSVERRLREVRARLELDDPFGAQQLLGSLAHPDDNADWRVVWHRGLVALCTGDHETAALSFDAVYDAFPGEQAPKLALGVCAEVLHQLDNAAEYYRLVWTSDHSYVSAAFGLARVLLASGDRAGAVAALESVPESSIHYTAARVAAIRARLRDRSPHEPLLPDLRAAGLQVEALQRQGLDSDRREQLATEVLGSALDWVLAGRVGEHMAAPAGVPSSASGAPAVLGADMTERGLRFGLERSYRVLARLAQQGSTRIELVERANRFRPRTWV